The sequence below is a genomic window from Curtobacterium sp. MCPF17_002.
AGCCCGCGGTCCGTTCGTCGAGGCGGACGTGCACGCTGATGCCGCCGGCGCGCTCGAGGGCGGCCGCGGCCAGGGCGAGCGCCTGGGAGCGGGAGCCCGGGCTGACGACGACGTCGGTCACCCCGGCGCGGGTCAGCTCGGTGAGGAGCGCGAGGGCGAAGTCGGTGGCGGGGCTGCCGGAACCGGCGGGACCGTCAGCGATCGGTGCGGCCGTCGTCGGGGCGCTGGTCCCGATCGCCGTGCTGGTCTCGTTCGCGGCGGCGGTCCCGCTCGCGGTCTCGGAACTGCTGTTCGAGGTCTCGGAGGGTCTCGTCGTCCTGGTCCTTGTCCGTGCGGTGCTGCTCGGGACCGTACGGGCCGCCGAGGAAGTCCGGATCGTCTTCGGGTCCACGGTACCCGGACCCACCGCCGGGTTCCGTCGCGGGTGCGCGGCCGAGCAGGAACCAGAGGACGCCGCCGAGCACGGGGAGGACGATCACGAGCAGGACCCAGACGCCGCGCCTGAGGGAACGGACACGTTGGCGCGGCATCGTGGCGCAGTCGATCACCGCGTACACCGTGAACGCCACGGCGGCCACGACGACGATCAACCACAGTCGGACCATGGCACGGAGCCTACGTCCCGAGCCTGTGGGGTCCCTCCGGTCTGCGCGTCCACCGTCGGGCTTCCGTAGACTTGCCGGGTGAAAGCGTGGCTCGTCTACACCCTGGCCCGTCTCGGCATCTTCGCCGCGGCCGTGGCACTGCTCCTCCTGACCCCGATGCCCTGGTACTGGGCCGTGATCGTCGGCGCCCTCGTGGGCCTGCTGGTGTCGTACATCGCGCTCGGGAAGCTCCGCGAGCAGGTCACGACGAGCCTGGCCAACCGTCGCGGGAAGCCGGAGCGCGATGCGGACACCGACTTCGAGGACGACTTCGTGGACACGGCCGACACCGAGGCGCCCGTCGCCCGGCCGGTCTCGGACGCCGACCGGCACGTCGCACGCCGCGAGCACGACGAGGACTGAGCCCGCCGGGCCGCCGCCTACGGCTGGACGGCCAGCGTGATGCCGAGGACGACGCCGAACACGAGCGACGCGAACGACGACAGCTGCAGGGCCGTGATGAGTTCGCGCGGCTTCCGCGACGACACCCCGATGGCGAGCGCCGGCAGGGCGAGCAGCAGCGAGAAGTACGTGAAGCCGGTCCGGAAGTAGAGCAGCACGAACCAGAGCAGCGCGACGTACGGCAGCAGCAGGAACAGGCCGTACAGGACCCGCGCGACGGGCCGTCCGACGACGACCGCGAGGGTGCGCTTGCCCGCGAGTCGGTCCTCGTCGATGTCGCGGATGTTGTTCACCATGAGGACGGCGCAGGCGAAGAACCCGGCGGCGACCGCGGCCGCCCAGCCGCTCGTCGTCACCTCGCGGATGAGCACGTACTGCGTCCCGAGCACGGCGACGAGCCCGAAGAACACGAAGACGAAGACCTCGCCCAGGGCGTTGTACCCGTAGGGCTTCTTGCCGCCGGTGTAGAACCACGCGGCGACGATCGCGGCGGCCCCCACGAGGAGGAGCCACCACAGCTGTGTGAGCATCACGATGGCGATGCCCGCGACCGCGGCGAGGCCGAAGAACGTCAGCGCCACCGTGAGCACGGTGCGGGGCTTCGCAAGTCCGGCCCCGGTCAGGCGTGCCGGGCCGACGCGGTACTCGTCGGTCCCCCGGACGCCGTCGGAGTAGTCGTTGCTGTAGTTCACGCCGATCTGCAGGAACAGCGCCACGAGCAGAGCGAGGACCGCGATGACGACGTGTCCGTCCTTCGCCAGGAACGACCCGAAGTCACCCGCG
It includes:
- a CDS encoding PLDc N-terminal domain-containing protein, whose protein sequence is MVRLWLIVVVAAVAFTVYAVIDCATMPRQRVRSLRRGVWVLLVIVLPVLGGVLWFLLGRAPATEPGGGSGYRGPEDDPDFLGGPYGPEQHRTDKDQDDETLRDLEQQFRDRERDRRRERDQHGDRDQRPDDGRTDR
- a CDS encoding 1,4-dihydroxy-2-naphthoate polyprenyltransferase, which codes for MARTKNSTQSKRRSGNPAKAAAPQRTKRKATARDWIGGARLRTLTLGVVPVVMGTTVGFVDSGDAGDFGSFLAKDGHVVIAVLALLVALFLQIGVNYSNDYSDGVRGTDEYRVGPARLTGAGLAKPRTVLTVALTFFGLAAVAGIAIVMLTQLWWLLLVGAAAIVAAWFYTGGKKPYGYNALGEVFVFVFFGLVAVLGTQYVLIREVTTSGWAAAVAAGFFACAVLMVNNIRDIDEDRLAGKRTLAVVVGRPVARVLYGLFLLLPYVALLWFVLLYFRTGFTYFSLLLALPALAIGVSSRKPRELITALQLSSFASLVFGVVLGITLAVQP
- a CDS encoding DUF4229 domain-containing protein, which gives rise to MKAWLVYTLARLGIFAAAVALLLLTPMPWYWAVIVGALVGLLVSYIALGKLREQVTTSLANRRGKPERDADTDFEDDFVDTADTEAPVARPVSDADRHVARREHDED